A genomic segment from Variovorax paradoxus B4 encodes:
- a CDS encoding SPOR domain-containing protein, which yields MKKTTRQRGNIVIGLIVGLVLGLGVALGIAVYVTKVPIPFVTKTQRGGAEQDEAEARKNRDWDPNAPLAGKAGAPKPPPAAAGPVAPPAGGDTAAVAPGAAPPAPPVPVVVAPKPARPAPVPAEANSLPPSNDPLGDLARARAGGSSTTTTASAAPSSNSAAPGADPFMYFVQAGAFRTTDDAEAQRAKLSLMGVEARVTEREQAGRTVYRVRAGPFNKKDDADRLKERLDSGGLESALVRVQR from the coding sequence ATGAAGAAGACAACCAGACAACGCGGCAACATCGTCATCGGGCTCATCGTCGGCCTGGTGCTGGGGTTGGGTGTCGCGCTGGGCATCGCGGTCTACGTGACCAAGGTGCCGATCCCGTTCGTGACCAAGACCCAGCGCGGCGGCGCCGAGCAGGACGAAGCCGAAGCCCGCAAGAACCGCGACTGGGATCCCAACGCGCCGCTGGCAGGCAAGGCCGGCGCGCCCAAGCCGCCGCCGGCCGCGGCCGGCCCGGTGGCGCCACCGGCCGGCGGCGACACCGCGGCCGTGGCGCCGGGTGCGGCGCCGCCCGCTCCGCCGGTGCCGGTGGTGGTGGCTCCGAAACCCGCGCGCCCGGCCCCGGTGCCGGCCGAGGCCAATTCCCTGCCGCCATCGAACGATCCGCTGGGCGACCTGGCCCGCGCGCGCGCCGGCGGCAGCAGCACCACCACCACGGCTTCCGCCGCGCCCAGCAGCAACAGCGCGGCGCCGGGTGCCGATCCGTTCATGTACTTCGTGCAGGCGGGTGCCTTCCGCACCACCGACGATGCCGAGGCCCAGCGTGCCAAGCTGTCGCTGATGGGCGTCGAGGCCCGGGTCACCGAGCGCGAGCAGGCCGGCCGCACGGTCTACCGGGTGCGCGCGGGTCCGTTCAACAAGAAGGACGATGCCGATCGCCTGAAGGAGCGGCTCGACAGCGGCGGCCTCGAATCGGCGCTCGTGCGCGTACAGCGTTGA
- a CDS encoding thiol:disulfide interchange protein DsbA/DsbL: MKRRDFSLAATSLGLLSLAGNSAHAQARVPKAGTEYLVLDKRVPVDAPAGKVEVIEFFSYNCPHCNDFEPQLEAWLKAAPKEVAFRRVPVPFVGNDVEAKQRLYYALEAMGKIDEFQPKVFDAIHKQRQNVNGDANIIAWASANGLDGAKFKEVFTSFGVASKAKRAAQLTDAYKVAGVPALAVAGRWYVDGELAGNMTKALQVTNYLIGEAKKG, translated from the coding sequence ATGAAACGTCGTGACTTTTCGCTGGCCGCCACCTCGCTGGGCCTGCTTTCGCTGGCTGGCAACAGCGCGCACGCCCAGGCGCGCGTGCCCAAGGCCGGCACCGAATACCTGGTGCTCGACAAGCGCGTGCCGGTCGACGCACCGGCGGGCAAGGTCGAGGTGATCGAGTTCTTCTCGTACAACTGCCCGCACTGCAACGACTTCGAGCCGCAGCTGGAAGCCTGGCTCAAGGCGGCTCCGAAGGAAGTGGCTTTCCGCCGCGTGCCGGTACCTTTCGTGGGCAACGACGTCGAGGCCAAGCAGCGCCTGTACTACGCGCTCGAAGCCATGGGCAAGATCGACGAATTCCAGCCGAAGGTCTTCGACGCGATCCACAAGCAGCGTCAGAACGTGAACGGCGATGCCAACATCATTGCCTGGGCCTCGGCGAACGGCCTGGACGGCGCCAAGTTCAAGGAAGTCTTCACCTCCTTTGGCGTGGCCAGCAAGGCCAAGCGCGCCGCGCAGCTGACCGATGCCTACAAGGTGGCCGGCGTTCCGGCGCTGGCCGTGGCCGGCCGCTGGTACGTGGACGGCGAACTGGCCGGCAACATGACCAAGGCGCTGCAGGTCACCAACTACCTGATCGGCGAGGCGAAAAAGGGCTGA
- the lptA gene encoding lipopolysaccharide transport periplasmic protein LptA has protein sequence MTLPSYPHTTPFVRRIGRLAAGALLLAGLASGALAETADRTKPMNIESDAMRYDDLKQTSVFTGNVLVTKGTIIIRGARIDVRQDAEGYQYGVVTAAPGKRAYYKQKRNAPDEWIEGESEVIEYDSRADNVKFIRNAVMRRLLGATPNDESSGALIVYDQSNDTYTVNGSTVPPNTGVNAPAGGRVKTILTPKSATAPAPGASAPAGGRAAPAAAAPQPAPGAGLRSTTTLGGDGEGRK, from the coding sequence ATGACATTGCCCTCCTATCCCCACACCACCCCCTTCGTTCGCCGAATCGGCCGCCTGGCCGCCGGTGCGCTGCTGCTGGCCGGCCTCGCCTCGGGCGCCCTGGCCGAGACCGCCGACCGCACCAAGCCGATGAACATCGAATCCGATGCGATGCGCTACGACGACCTCAAGCAGACGAGCGTGTTCACGGGGAACGTGCTGGTCACGAAGGGCACGATCATCATCCGCGGCGCGCGCATCGACGTGCGCCAGGACGCCGAGGGCTACCAGTACGGCGTGGTCACGGCGGCGCCCGGCAAGCGGGCCTACTACAAGCAGAAGCGCAATGCGCCCGACGAGTGGATCGAGGGCGAATCCGAAGTCATCGAGTACGACAGCCGCGCCGACAACGTCAAGTTCATCCGCAATGCCGTCATGCGCCGCCTGCTCGGCGCCACGCCCAACGACGAAAGCAGCGGCGCGCTCATCGTCTACGACCAGAGCAACGACACCTACACGGTCAACGGTTCCACCGTACCGCCGAACACCGGGGTGAACGCGCCGGCGGGCGGGCGGGTGAAGACCATCCTCACGCCCAAGAGCGCCACGGCGCCGGCGCCCGGTGCCTCGGCCCCGGCCGGCGGACGCGCCGCGCCAGCGGCGGCGGCGCCCCAGCCGGCGCCAGGCGCCGGCCTGCGCTCGACCACCACCCTGGGCGGCGATGGGGAAGGGCGCAAGTGA
- the lptB gene encoding LPS export ABC transporter ATP-binding protein, whose amino-acid sequence MIETAGTQNADGAPGSRLVVRGLQKSYGSRKVVRDVSLDVQKGEVVGLLGPNGAGKTTSFYMIVGLVRADAGEITIDGEPIAHMPIHRRARMGLSYLPQEASIFRKLTVEENVRAVLELQREPDASGKPAPLTRQRIEERLSELLADLRVDHLRDSPALALSGGERRRVEIARALATQPRFILLDEPFAGIDPIAVIEIQRIISFLKERGIGVLITDHNVRETLGICDHAFIISDGHVLAQGTPSEIVDNAEVRRVYLGEHFRM is encoded by the coding sequence GTGATCGAAACCGCTGGAACCCAGAACGCCGATGGCGCGCCGGGCAGCCGCCTGGTGGTGCGCGGCCTGCAAAAAAGCTACGGCAGCCGCAAGGTCGTCAGGGATGTCTCGCTCGACGTGCAAAAGGGCGAGGTCGTGGGATTGCTCGGTCCCAACGGCGCCGGCAAGACCACCTCGTTCTACATGATCGTGGGCCTGGTGCGGGCCGACGCCGGCGAGATCACCATCGACGGCGAGCCCATCGCCCACATGCCGATTCACCGGCGCGCGCGCATGGGCCTGAGCTACCTGCCGCAGGAAGCGTCCATCTTCCGCAAGCTCACGGTCGAGGAAAACGTGCGCGCAGTGCTCGAGCTCCAGCGCGAACCCGACGCCAGCGGCAAGCCCGCGCCACTGACCAGGCAGCGCATCGAGGAGCGCCTCTCCGAGCTCCTGGCCGACCTGCGGGTGGACCATCTTCGCGACTCGCCCGCGCTCGCCCTCTCGGGCGGCGAACGGCGCCGGGTCGAGATCGCCCGTGCGCTGGCCACCCAGCCGCGCTTCATCCTGCTGGACGAGCCCTTTGCCGGCATCGACCCCATCGCGGTGATCGAAATCCAGCGGATCATCAGCTTCCTGAAGGAGCGCGGCATCGGCGTGCTCATCACCGACCACAACGTGCGTGAAACGCTGGGCATCTGCGATCACGCGTTCATCATCAGCGACGGGCATGTGCTGGCACAAGGCACACCCTCGGAGATCGTCGACAACGCCGAAGTACGCAGGGTGTACCTCGGCGAGCACTTCCGGATGTAA
- a CDS encoding RNA polymerase factor sigma-54, translated as MKQGLSLRVSQHLALTPQLQQSIRLLQLSTLELSQEVEQMLDENPFLERTAEEAAREEFGLDAIDTPVPRDEAGEAAEGEFAAAPISSATTASTETASTAEADTPAADATEREPDWEGDGTVDMAPDDSEWGSDAPARQNNLGDDERADATELARSQESLQSFLHRQALSLRLNENDSAALRFLIESLNDDGYLEDSLPALASGLAGDDNDQFDELVHHFQVALGLLQSLEPAGVGARDLGECLCIQLRALASESETEEQALVRKTAIAICKQPMELLARRDFKRLATLTRTNEEVVRSALQVISRLEPKPGRRFVDVERNIVIPDVIVTKIGRGTNAKFRVMLNPEVMPRLRVHDIYAGALKSHKGEGSQALSQRLQEARWFIKNIQQRFDTILRVSNAIVERQKSFFVHGELAMRPLVLREIADELGLHESTISRVTTAKYMATPFGTVELKYFFGSALGTETGGNASSTAVRALIKQFVSSESIKKPLSDSQISEMLKEQGIECARRTVAKYREALRIAPANLRKAL; from the coding sequence ATGAAGCAAGGGCTGTCCCTTCGCGTTTCGCAGCATCTGGCGCTCACGCCCCAGCTGCAGCAGTCGATCCGGCTGCTGCAGCTCTCCACGCTCGAACTGAGCCAGGAGGTGGAGCAGATGCTGGACGAGAACCCGTTCCTCGAACGCACCGCGGAAGAAGCCGCGCGCGAGGAATTCGGGCTCGATGCCATCGATACGCCGGTGCCCCGCGACGAGGCCGGTGAAGCCGCCGAGGGCGAATTCGCCGCGGCTCCCATCAGCAGCGCGACGACCGCTTCCACCGAAACCGCCTCCACGGCCGAGGCCGACACTCCCGCCGCCGATGCCACCGAGCGCGAGCCCGACTGGGAGGGCGACGGCACCGTCGACATGGCGCCGGACGACAGCGAGTGGGGCAGCGACGCCCCCGCGCGCCAGAACAACCTCGGCGACGACGAGCGCGCCGACGCCACCGAACTCGCGCGCAGCCAGGAGTCGCTGCAATCCTTCCTGCACCGACAGGCGCTCAGCCTGCGGCTCAACGAGAACGACAGCGCGGCGCTGCGCTTCCTGATCGAATCGCTCAACGACGACGGCTACCTCGAGGATTCGCTGCCGGCACTGGCTTCGGGCCTCGCGGGCGACGACAACGACCAGTTCGACGAACTGGTGCATCACTTCCAGGTGGCGCTCGGCCTGCTGCAGAGCCTGGAGCCCGCCGGCGTGGGCGCGCGCGACCTGGGCGAATGCCTTTGCATCCAGCTGCGCGCACTCGCGAGCGAAAGCGAGACCGAGGAACAGGCGCTGGTGCGCAAGACCGCCATCGCCATCTGCAAGCAGCCGATGGAGCTGCTCGCGCGGCGCGACTTCAAGCGCCTGGCCACGCTCACGCGCACCAACGAAGAGGTGGTGCGCTCGGCGCTGCAGGTCATCTCGCGCCTGGAGCCCAAGCCGGGCCGCCGCTTCGTCGACGTCGAGCGCAACATCGTCATTCCCGACGTGATCGTCACCAAGATCGGCCGCGGCACCAACGCCAAGTTCCGCGTCATGCTCAACCCCGAGGTGATGCCGCGGCTGCGCGTGCACGACATCTATGCCGGCGCGCTCAAGTCGCACAAGGGCGAGGGCAGCCAGGCGCTGTCGCAGCGGCTGCAGGAGGCGCGCTGGTTCATCAAGAACATCCAGCAGCGCTTCGACACCATCCTGCGCGTGAGCAACGCCATCGTCGAGCGGCAGAAGAGCTTCTTCGTGCACGGCGAACTCGCGATGCGGCCCTTGGTGCTGCGCGAGATTGCCGACGAACTCGGCCTGCACGAATCGACCATCTCGCGCGTGACCACGGCCAAGTACATGGCCACGCCTTTCGGCACGGTCGAGCTCAAGTACTTCTTCGGTTCGGCGCTGGGCACCGAGACCGGCGGCAATGCGTCGAGCACCGCAGTGCGCGCGCTGATCAAGCAGTTCGTGAGTTCCGAGAGCATCAAGAAGCCGCTGTCCGACAGCCAGATTTCCGAGATGCTCAAGGAGCAGGGCATCGAATGCGCGCGGCGCACCGTGGCCAAGTACCGCGAAGCCTTGCGCATCGCGCCGGCCAACCTGCGCAAGGCCCTGTAG
- a CDS encoding phospholipase D family protein, which translates to MARRLLSRCGQWVFAMAAAALFAGCATLPDEAPRPPTKAMAASADTALGKIALASQPDPDLSGFRLMPGGDFAFDTRIQLARRAQRTLDVQYYQIENDETGRYLLRTLRDAALRGVRVRLLMDDLYTSGEDELLLGLAATPNVELRLFNPFPAGRGSLLRRFTASLFDFSRVNRRMHNKLFIADGAMAVAGGRNIGNQYFRRTAGENFLDLDTFVAGALVPRLGALFDQYWNSIYVRPIQSVVASELPREELQKRFDTATGPDTTPPPPKPAPNDLLGYSPMAEDLNAGKLDLIWALAEAYADSPERVIGKTASYGGVPLLDVDSVRYNVVEQMRRARSEVTIVSPYLIPGEAGLEVMREIRRRHVKISVVTNSFAATDEPLVHTAYRRYRPEMLKLDADLYELSTTRTRRSVRLGLFGTSVGRLHAKSAVIDRQILFVGSMNFDPRSETHNTEIGLFIRSPEMARQTLKLIEVLKQQGAYRLRFAEGSGESRIEWISEEEAGRTTVLNEEPDSDFWGRTMLELLAPLTPESLL; encoded by the coding sequence ATGGCCCGCCGCCTGCTGTCGCGCTGTGGGCAATGGGTCTTCGCCATGGCGGCGGCGGCGCTCTTCGCCGGCTGCGCCACCCTGCCCGACGAGGCCCCGCGTCCACCCACCAAGGCCATGGCCGCCTCGGCCGACACCGCGCTCGGCAAGATCGCGCTGGCCTCGCAGCCCGACCCCGACCTCAGCGGCTTTCGCCTGATGCCGGGCGGCGACTTCGCCTTTGACACGCGCATCCAGCTTGCGCGCCGCGCCCAGCGCACGCTCGATGTGCAGTACTACCAGATCGAGAACGACGAGACCGGCCGCTACCTGCTGCGCACGCTGCGCGACGCGGCCCTGCGCGGCGTGCGCGTGCGGCTCTTGATGGACGATCTCTACACCTCGGGCGAAGACGAACTGCTGCTCGGCCTTGCGGCTACGCCGAACGTCGAGCTGCGCCTCTTCAATCCGTTTCCGGCCGGGCGCGGCAGCCTGCTGCGGCGCTTCACCGCCTCGCTCTTCGATTTCAGCCGCGTCAACCGGCGCATGCACAACAAGCTCTTCATCGCCGATGGCGCCATGGCGGTGGCGGGCGGGCGCAACATCGGCAACCAGTACTTCAGGCGCACGGCGGGGGAGAATTTTCTCGATCTCGATACCTTCGTGGCCGGTGCGCTGGTCCCGCGCCTCGGTGCCCTGTTCGACCAGTACTGGAACAGCATCTACGTGCGGCCGATCCAGTCGGTGGTGGCCAGCGAGCTGCCGCGCGAGGAACTGCAGAAGCGCTTCGACACCGCCACCGGGCCCGACACCACGCCGCCGCCGCCGAAGCCCGCGCCCAACGACCTGCTCGGCTACAGCCCGATGGCCGAAGACCTGAATGCCGGCAAGCTCGACCTGATCTGGGCCCTCGCCGAGGCGTACGCCGATTCGCCCGAGCGCGTGATCGGCAAGACCGCCTCCTACGGTGGCGTGCCGCTGCTCGACGTCGACAGCGTGCGCTACAACGTGGTCGAGCAGATGCGCCGCGCGCGCTCCGAGGTGACCATCGTCTCGCCCTACCTGATACCGGGCGAAGCGGGCCTCGAAGTGATGCGCGAGATCCGCCGGCGCCACGTGAAGATCAGCGTCGTCACCAATTCATTCGCCGCCACCGACGAGCCGCTGGTCCACACCGCCTACCGCCGCTACCGGCCCGAGATGCTCAAGCTCGACGCCGACCTGTACGAACTGAGCACCACGCGCACACGGCGCAGCGTGCGCCTGGGCCTGTTCGGCACTTCGGTGGGGCGGCTGCACGCCAAGTCGGCAGTGATCGACCGGCAGATTCTTTTCGTCGGCTCGATGAACTTCGACCCGCGCTCCGAGACGCACAACACCGAGATCGGCCTTTTCATTCGCAGCCCCGAGATGGCGCGGCAGACGCTCAAGCTCATCGAGGTGCTGAAGCAGCAGGGCGCCTACCGGCTGCGCTTTGCCGAGGGCAGCGGCGAATCGCGCATCGAATGGATCAGCGAGGAGGAGGCCGGCAGGACCACCGTGCTGAACGAGGAGCCCGACTCGGATTTCTGGGGCCGCACCATGCTCGAGCTGCTGGCGCCGCTGACGCCGGAAAGCCTGCTGTAG